In the Arthrobacter sp. 31Y genome, one interval contains:
- a CDS encoding LysE family transporter, with translation MQFSLWLALVGAGTLISFTPGAGAIFTMSNSLNSGFRRSIWGILGQQVALVIHIVIVALGVGVLVSNSPVIFNVIRYAGAAYLVYLGIRQFLHKPDLDKEEVADKKNESALSMFQRGIWVNLLNPKAIVFFLAFMPQFIRPDQPLLQQYAVLTATVLFIDIMVMWFFFALAARSFQRFTHDQRGQTILNRIFGCLFVLVGILLAVIH, from the coding sequence GTGCAGTTTTCACTTTGGCTGGCCCTGGTTGGTGCCGGCACCCTGATCAGTTTCACTCCCGGCGCCGGTGCCATCTTCACCATGAGCAACTCGCTCAATTCCGGCTTCCGACGCTCTATCTGGGGCATCCTCGGACAGCAGGTGGCTCTGGTCATCCACATCGTCATCGTGGCCCTGGGCGTCGGCGTGCTGGTGTCCAACTCGCCGGTGATCTTCAACGTCATCCGTTACGCCGGCGCGGCATATCTGGTGTACCTCGGCATCCGGCAGTTTCTGCACAAGCCGGACCTGGACAAGGAAGAAGTTGCGGACAAGAAGAACGAGTCCGCCCTCTCCATGTTCCAGCGCGGCATCTGGGTGAACCTGCTGAACCCGAAGGCAATCGTCTTCTTCCTCGCGTTCATGCCCCAGTTCATCAGGCCGGACCAGCCGCTGCTCCAGCAATACGCTGTGCTGACAGCCACGGTGCTGTTCATCGACATCATGGTGATGTGGTTCTTCTTCGCCCTTGCCGCCCGGTCCTTCCAGCGATTTACCCACGACCAGCGCGGCCAAACCATCCTCAACCGCATCTTTGGCTGCTTGTTTGTCCTCGTGGGCATCCTGCTGGCCGTCATCCACTAG
- a CDS encoding TetR/AcrR family transcriptional regulator: MAWDTERTKGLLLEAATSEFCTRGLAGARIDRIATEAGVNKERIYQYFGNKNALFDAVIVAALSSLMDEVPIEGRGPEAMADYAGRLFDHHQKDATAPRLLFWEGLERGTEVVGLPKRMANCASKVNSTIAALPGISREDAGDLLITIVSLCDAAPVLPALDGLMTGGGPERAERRRAAVVRTVYLAAAALAAEAQEPLNAPAATA; the protein is encoded by the coding sequence ATGGCATGGGACACAGAGCGAACCAAAGGACTGCTGCTCGAAGCGGCCACCTCCGAGTTCTGCACGCGTGGACTCGCCGGCGCCCGCATCGACCGCATCGCGACTGAGGCAGGCGTCAACAAGGAACGGATCTACCAGTACTTCGGCAACAAGAACGCGCTCTTCGACGCCGTGATCGTTGCCGCTCTCAGCTCCCTTATGGACGAAGTTCCCATCGAGGGCCGCGGGCCCGAAGCCATGGCGGACTACGCCGGCAGGCTCTTCGACCATCACCAGAAGGACGCCACAGCACCACGCCTCCTGTTCTGGGAAGGCCTGGAACGGGGCACGGAAGTGGTCGGGCTGCCCAAACGGATGGCCAACTGTGCGTCAAAGGTCAACAGCACCATCGCGGCATTGCCCGGCATCTCCCGGGAAGACGCAGGGGACCTGCTCATCACCATCGTGAGCCTCTGCGACGCCGCCCCCGTCCTGCCCGCGCTCGACGGACTGATGACCGGCGGCGGTCCGGAACGAGCCGAAAGGCGACGCGCCGCCGTCGTACGTACCGTTTACCTGGCCGCCGCAGCGCTGGCCGCCGAAGCGCAGGAACCTCTCAACGCCCCGGCGGCCACTGCCTAG
- a CDS encoding LacI family DNA-binding transcriptional regulator → MESLDRRPARAPRSPRVTAAMVAARAGVSTATVSLVANGKTQGRVSEDNISRVRTAISELGYVVDSIGSSLARGVSSIVILVTPDVSNPFFANVIAGVRESLGSQYQLLLSVTDAGESPQADDVRKLLALRPAGLLVGAPSAEFLEDLSAAGPLVLLDAPGLESYAPSVNLDVAQGARELARHLASSGHTRAAYVDGVTGTTTFQLRREAFLDEAAACGLSVADGHVISTPIDVGAAAAAFAEAWPEWQRQGVSAVVCGTDTHAYGVLQEARVEGVRIPEDLAVAGFDDLPYSATSNPSLTTVHLPATPLGRKAGEQLRGLMEGLPLDEPHVTLESSLVVRGSTSLS, encoded by the coding sequence ATGGAATCCCTGGATCGGCGCCCTGCCCGCGCGCCACGTTCGCCCCGCGTGACGGCCGCGATGGTGGCCGCCCGGGCAGGCGTCTCGACGGCGACCGTCTCCCTGGTGGCGAACGGCAAAACCCAAGGGCGTGTCTCCGAGGACAACATCTCCCGGGTCCGCACAGCCATTTCCGAGCTTGGCTACGTGGTGGACAGCATCGGCAGCTCGCTGGCCCGAGGCGTCAGCTCCATCGTCATTCTGGTGACGCCCGACGTCTCCAACCCGTTCTTCGCCAACGTGATCGCAGGGGTTCGGGAGTCGCTCGGGTCCCAGTACCAGCTGCTGCTTTCCGTGACCGACGCCGGCGAATCACCCCAGGCCGATGACGTCCGCAAGCTGCTGGCACTCCGGCCCGCTGGCCTGCTGGTGGGCGCTCCCAGTGCGGAATTCCTGGAAGACCTGTCCGCTGCAGGACCCCTGGTGCTGTTGGATGCCCCGGGCCTCGAGTCCTACGCGCCGTCCGTGAACCTCGATGTTGCCCAGGGCGCGCGGGAACTTGCCCGGCATTTGGCGTCGTCCGGGCATACCCGCGCCGCCTACGTGGATGGCGTGACAGGTACAACAACCTTCCAGCTGCGCCGTGAAGCTTTCTTGGACGAGGCTGCTGCGTGTGGTCTTTCAGTGGCCGACGGGCACGTCATCAGCACCCCGATCGACGTCGGTGCTGCCGCTGCCGCCTTCGCCGAAGCATGGCCGGAATGGCAGCGCCAGGGGGTGAGCGCCGTCGTCTGCGGAACCGATACGCATGCCTACGGAGTGCTGCAGGAGGCCCGCGTTGAGGGGGTCAGGATCCCTGAGGACTTGGCTGTGGCAGGCTTCGATGATCTGCCCTACTCGGCCACCAGCAACCCCAGCCTCACCACCGTCCACCTGCCGGCGACGCCCCTGGGCCGTAAAGCAGGGGAACAGTTGCGGGGACTCATGGAAGGCCTGCCGCTGGACGAACCACATGTGACACTCGAGAGCTCGCTGGTGGTGCGCGGATCTACGTCGCTCAGTTAG
- a CDS encoding ribokinase, which translates to MTSAPKAGIVVVGSLNADITIYCDRLPQPGETVHGNGFAVNPGGKSANQAVAASKLGGQVSLIGAVGDDSNGTMLLDSTASAGVDVSRVRRSDAATGVAVISVDASGENSIIISAGANGTLRPADVTPDAFQDAAVVCLCLEVGIDTVIAAAQAGHDADATVLLNLSPYAEVPEILADLSDVLLVNAHEASLFLGSEADVPDADAESEAWEPVRSQFADRGLQRVLVTLGAQGSVVLDSLARGTEDQITRIAPTRVSAVDTTGAGDAFTGAVAARLAAGESLSDAAAFASVAAALAATKKGTQAAYPTIADVEKLRDA; encoded by the coding sequence ATGACCAGCGCACCCAAGGCGGGAATCGTCGTCGTCGGATCCCTGAACGCAGACATCACCATCTACTGCGACCGGCTCCCCCAACCCGGCGAGACGGTCCATGGCAACGGCTTCGCCGTCAATCCGGGTGGAAAGAGTGCCAATCAGGCTGTGGCTGCGAGCAAGCTCGGCGGTCAGGTCAGCCTGATCGGCGCGGTGGGTGACGACTCCAACGGCACCATGCTCCTGGATTCGACGGCCAGCGCCGGTGTGGACGTGTCCCGCGTCCGACGCTCCGACGCCGCTACCGGCGTCGCAGTCATTTCGGTTGATGCGAGCGGCGAGAACAGCATCATCATTTCGGCCGGTGCCAATGGCACGCTCAGGCCTGCGGACGTTACGCCCGATGCCTTCCAGGATGCGGCTGTGGTGTGCCTCTGCCTGGAGGTGGGGATAGATACTGTGATTGCCGCCGCCCAAGCAGGGCACGACGCCGATGCCACAGTTCTGCTCAACCTCTCGCCTTACGCGGAGGTGCCGGAGATTTTGGCCGACTTGAGCGATGTGTTGCTGGTGAACGCCCACGAGGCCTCGCTGTTCCTGGGCTCGGAAGCGGATGTGCCCGACGCCGACGCGGAGTCCGAGGCCTGGGAGCCCGTCCGGAGCCAATTCGCCGACCGCGGCCTGCAGCGTGTACTGGTAACACTTGGGGCGCAAGGTTCCGTGGTGCTCGACTCCTTGGCGCGCGGCACCGAAGACCAGATCACGCGCATTGCCCCAACCCGGGTTTCAGCCGTGGACACCACGGGAGCCGGCGATGCTTTCACCGGCGCGGTTGCTGCGCGTCTTGCCGCCGGCGAATCCCTGTCCGATGCCGCCGCGTTTGCCTCGGTAGCCGCAGCGTTGGCGGCAACCAAGAAGGGCACGCAGGCTGCATACCCGACCATTGCCGACGTCGAGAAGCTGCGGGACGCTTAG
- a CDS encoding DNA polymerase IV, translating into MSGIPWVLHVDLDQFIAAVEVLRRPELAGKPIIVGGRGDPTERAVVSTASYEARAFGVGSGMPLRIAARKVPDAIILPVDQEAYLAASEVVMATLRGQPGATVQVLGWDEAFVGIESEDPDAYARQIQAAVLEQTQLHCSVGIGDTLVRAKNATDFGKPAGIFRLTKENWLDVMGDKPTKELWGIGSKVSQRLAKHHITTVAELAACNPQDLVPEFGPKMGPWYAELGRGDGASVVDDTPWVARGHSRETTYQEDLTEPSQIQDAVKELTAHVLEDVAAEGRPVIGLTLKVRYAPFFTKTYARKIPETFNREDVLAQALELSAKMEPDRPIRLLGLRAEMAMPEEARKGHTPTRSGW; encoded by the coding sequence GTGAGCGGAATCCCCTGGGTGCTGCACGTCGATCTCGACCAGTTCATTGCTGCGGTCGAGGTGCTCCGTCGCCCTGAGCTGGCAGGCAAACCGATCATCGTGGGTGGCAGGGGAGATCCCACGGAACGGGCTGTGGTGTCCACCGCGTCCTATGAAGCGAGGGCTTTCGGCGTCGGGTCCGGCATGCCGTTGAGAATAGCCGCCCGCAAAGTGCCGGACGCCATCATTTTGCCCGTTGATCAGGAGGCGTACCTGGCGGCATCGGAGGTGGTCATGGCCACCCTTCGGGGCCAGCCCGGAGCCACGGTTCAGGTGCTGGGTTGGGACGAGGCTTTCGTGGGCATCGAAAGCGAGGACCCGGACGCCTACGCCCGGCAGATTCAAGCCGCAGTCCTCGAACAAACCCAATTGCATTGCAGCGTGGGCATCGGAGACACCTTGGTCCGAGCAAAGAACGCCACGGATTTCGGCAAACCGGCCGGCATCTTTCGGCTAACCAAGGAGAACTGGCTCGACGTCATGGGCGACAAGCCCACCAAGGAATTGTGGGGCATTGGAAGCAAAGTGTCCCAACGGCTGGCGAAGCACCACATCACCACGGTGGCTGAATTGGCAGCATGCAATCCGCAGGATCTCGTCCCGGAGTTCGGCCCGAAGATGGGTCCCTGGTACGCAGAATTGGGTCGGGGAGATGGCGCAAGCGTTGTAGATGACACTCCATGGGTGGCCCGCGGGCACAGCCGTGAGACCACCTACCAGGAGGATCTCACGGAGCCCTCGCAGATTCAGGATGCCGTGAAGGAACTGACGGCCCACGTCCTTGAGGATGTTGCAGCGGAAGGGCGGCCCGTGATCGGGCTGACCCTGAAAGTCCGCTACGCGCCGTTCTTCACCAAGACTTACGCGAGGAAGATTCCCGAGACCTTCAACCGGGAAGACGTCCTCGCGCAGGCCTTGGAATTGTCCGCCAAAATGGAGCCGGATCGTCCCATTCGGCTCCTCGGATTACGGGCAGAAATGGCCATGCCTGAAGAAGCTCGAAAGGGACATACGCCGACGCGCAGCGGCTGGTGA
- a CDS encoding low molecular weight protein-tyrosine-phosphatase, which translates to MYSTTSPYRIITVCTGNICRSPMAALMLTEAFAAEGLGNLVVVDSAGTTGYEVGHPIDPRAARVLTAQHIASEHHIARKWRPEWFAERDVILALDVDHFGWLQQGAPDHASLEKVQMFRSFDPHMAGRSSLDLGIEDPWYGGHTDFDNTWTLIKAAIPGIVQHVRAAIAASQDAKSHEPQQVTSMT; encoded by the coding sequence ATGTACTCAACGACGAGCCCATACCGCATCATCACGGTCTGCACGGGAAACATCTGCCGCTCACCCATGGCAGCGCTCATGCTCACCGAAGCCTTCGCAGCGGAAGGGCTCGGCAACCTTGTAGTGGTGGACTCTGCGGGCACAACGGGATACGAGGTGGGGCACCCCATCGACCCCCGCGCCGCGCGGGTTCTAACCGCCCAACACATCGCGTCGGAACACCACATTGCACGCAAATGGCGGCCTGAATGGTTCGCCGAACGCGACGTGATCCTTGCCCTAGACGTTGACCATTTCGGCTGGCTGCAGCAAGGAGCCCCGGACCATGCATCGCTGGAGAAAGTGCAGATGTTCCGCAGCTTCGATCCCCACATGGCGGGCCGCAGCTCCCTGGACCTCGGCATCGAGGATCCTTGGTACGGCGGCCACACCGACTTCGACAACACGTGGACGCTCATCAAAGCCGCCATCCCGGGCATAGTGCAGCACGTCAGGGCAGCCATCGCCGCGTCCCAGGACGCGAAATCCCACGAGCCCCAGCAGGTAACCTCTATGACATGA
- the uriH gene encoding uridine-preferring nucleoside hydrolase UriH: MTPARKKIILDCDPGHDDAVALLLAHGNPDIELLAVTTVVGNQTLEKVTRNALSVATIAGITGVPFAAGCDRPLVRTIETAPSIHGDSGMDGPEQPESAIELDPRHAVDLIIETVMAHEPGTVTLVPTAGLTNIAMAARKEPRIVERVKEVVLMGGGYHVGNWSAVAEFNIIIDPEAAHIVFNEKWPVVMVGLDLTHQALATDEVVRKIAEIGTKPAKFVMELMDFFQKTYKDAQGFDFPPVHDPCAVAYVIDPTVMTTRKVPVDIELQGKLTLGMTVADFRAPAPEDCHTSVAVDLDHKKFWDLVTDAIVRIGEPTFDASHGADASQGADTSGIAETVMAGEAK; encoded by the coding sequence ATGACACCGGCACGCAAGAAGATCATTCTTGACTGCGACCCTGGCCATGACGACGCCGTGGCGTTGCTGCTGGCACACGGCAACCCGGACATCGAGCTGCTCGCAGTGACCACTGTGGTGGGTAACCAGACCTTGGAAAAAGTCACCCGTAACGCCCTTTCAGTGGCCACGATTGCCGGCATCACCGGTGTTCCTTTCGCCGCAGGTTGCGATCGCCCCTTGGTCCGCACCATTGAAACAGCCCCCAGCATCCACGGTGATTCCGGGATGGACGGCCCGGAGCAGCCCGAGTCCGCTATCGAGCTGGACCCGCGCCACGCCGTCGACCTCATCATTGAAACCGTCATGGCACATGAGCCGGGCACGGTCACCCTGGTCCCCACAGCGGGCCTCACCAACATCGCCATGGCAGCCCGCAAAGAGCCGCGCATCGTTGAGCGCGTGAAGGAAGTTGTCCTCATGGGCGGCGGCTACCACGTGGGCAACTGGAGCGCCGTAGCTGAGTTCAACATCATCATCGACCCCGAGGCCGCGCACATCGTCTTCAACGAAAAGTGGCCCGTGGTGATGGTGGGGCTGGACCTCACCCACCAGGCGCTGGCCACGGATGAAGTCGTCCGAAAAATAGCCGAAATCGGCACCAAACCGGCCAAATTCGTCATGGAACTCATGGACTTCTTCCAGAAAACGTACAAGGACGCCCAGGGCTTCGACTTCCCGCCTGTGCACGATCCCTGCGCCGTCGCCTACGTCATCGACCCCACCGTCATGACCACCCGCAAGGTGCCCGTGGACATCGAGCTGCAGGGCAAGCTCACCCTCGGCATGACCGTAGCTGACTTCCGCGCCCCGGCGCCGGAGGACTGCCACACCTCCGTGGCTGTGGACCTGGACCACAAGAAGTTCTGGGATCTGGTCACCGACGCGATCGTCAGGATCGGCGAACCAACGTTCGACGCCAGCCACGGCGCTGACGCCAGCCAAGGCGCCGACACCTCAGGCATTGCTGAGACCGTTATGGCTGGAGAGGCAAAGTAA
- a CDS encoding M60 family metallopeptidase, with protein MSESHSHVPDSHNAKISGVTPLGRHPISRRGALGAMAVVAGGMMVPWAAAPAMADTRTSQSRSQIVTAMPDSHGQEEDRLQISLCTTNLQSTGFYLPAGAALTVAVKAMTAPEAMLIIGAPDADARPEFKKPREYPLKKGKNVMTDAGGGVIYYKVPGVTGYVSATLDAAAQPMPYFVYGRTSELEFQRQLDERPTPFVELVSAHATVTVERASALRYRSESHSELMATFEDLISIEDVTSGYDGSSPVHARQAHPYHLVGYPSAIANVGAYATHGHTSFPPPIQDRLLTVEGLRMRGWGIYHELGHQHQQVTYKPTSLTEVTVNVYSLAVNASFAKKYGQQPRLHVPDGVTGLSPWESAVPMIGSEGVVYGTTFDGMERLVMFEQLRLGFKNFWPTLHKIIREQRPPKGDYWDEVYRLRNFVVWASKAARADLSDFFLKWGFAVDDDARAQIAAEGLLPPASDPTLIRDEAQLMLAKQIQAQKSLAARSQFDEAGAQ; from the coding sequence ATGAGTGAAAGCCATAGTCATGTCCCTGATTCCCATAACGCCAAAATTTCAGGAGTAACGCCTTTGGGGCGGCACCCCATCAGCAGGCGGGGTGCCTTGGGGGCGATGGCCGTTGTTGCCGGAGGCATGATGGTGCCGTGGGCCGCGGCACCCGCCATGGCCGACACGCGAACCAGCCAATCGCGCAGCCAGATCGTCACCGCGATGCCGGATTCCCATGGTCAAGAAGAAGACAGACTTCAGATTTCCCTGTGCACCACCAACCTGCAATCCACCGGCTTTTACCTTCCCGCGGGCGCGGCATTGACGGTGGCTGTCAAGGCGATGACGGCTCCGGAGGCAATGCTCATCATTGGTGCCCCCGACGCCGATGCCCGTCCGGAGTTCAAGAAGCCCCGTGAGTATCCACTCAAGAAGGGAAAGAATGTCATGACCGATGCCGGGGGCGGGGTGATCTACTACAAGGTGCCCGGAGTCACTGGTTACGTCAGCGCAACGCTGGATGCCGCCGCGCAGCCCATGCCGTACTTCGTCTACGGACGCACCAGCGAGCTCGAATTCCAGCGGCAACTCGATGAGCGTCCAACCCCGTTCGTAGAGCTGGTGAGTGCCCACGCCACTGTCACGGTGGAGCGGGCATCCGCCCTTCGATACCGGTCCGAGAGTCACTCCGAACTGATGGCCACCTTCGAGGACCTGATCTCCATCGAGGACGTGACCAGCGGCTACGACGGTTCCAGTCCCGTTCATGCCCGCCAGGCCCATCCGTACCACCTTGTGGGGTACCCGTCGGCAATTGCCAACGTGGGGGCCTATGCCACGCACGGCCATACTTCGTTTCCGCCGCCCATCCAGGATCGGCTCCTGACTGTGGAGGGGCTGCGGATGCGGGGCTGGGGCATCTACCACGAGCTCGGTCACCAGCATCAGCAAGTCACGTACAAGCCGACGTCGCTCACTGAGGTCACGGTGAACGTCTACTCCCTTGCAGTGAACGCCAGCTTCGCCAAGAAGTATGGCCAACAGCCTCGGCTGCATGTACCGGATGGGGTAACCGGACTGTCGCCGTGGGAATCGGCCGTGCCAATGATCGGCAGCGAGGGGGTGGTGTACGGGACGACGTTCGACGGTATGGAACGGCTGGTGATGTTCGAGCAGCTCCGTCTGGGCTTCAAGAACTTCTGGCCGACATTGCACAAGATCATCCGGGAGCAGCGCCCTCCGAAGGGTGACTACTGGGATGAGGTCTACAGGCTGCGCAACTTTGTGGTCTGGGCCAGCAAAGCGGCGAGAGCTGACCTGAGCGATTTCTTCCTCAAGTGGGGCTTCGCAGTGGACGATGACGCACGTGCGCAGATTGCTGCGGAGGGTCTGCTTCCCCCGGCGAGTGATCCCACGTTGATCCGCGATGAAGCGCAGCTCATGCTGGCCAAGCAGATCCAGGCGCAAAAGTCCCTTGCCGCGCGCTCGCAGTTCGACGAGGCCGGAGCGCAGTAG
- the uriT gene encoding uridine transporter UriT yields MSTLVETKSSRGNVTALMVALLAACVAFQLNASMLSPALVTMGNELNTDQATIGLSQTWFFTAAALFSLFLPRLSDIVGRKKILVGMMILMAVGSVIAAMAPDVTWLFVGRIIQGVSGPTVPLCLIMLRSAVTNPRKYGTLMGLITAVNGGVAGVDSFVGGYFAENFGFRSIFWLMVALALVATVLIAVLAGESKPAAGTTMDWLGVFFIVIAVGALLTALNEGAKLATAFDAGTLTLAIALTVVAAVAFFAFWTVEKRAKQPMVETVHLRQRSTWAPLLTTTLTMTGIFAVINGIVPAYVQAADPGFGVGPTEMSLIILTPYALLGWLFGPISGRLAPVLGYTKVLRIGLLGSLVALAVIAFFGLNNLPMMIVGTALLGIMYAGTVNIMLNGLGVVLSPQGNPGFLPGMNAGAFNLGAGLSFLVLPAVLVATASLNDAKASYLTVVVVGLAITLAAFAASLLIPKPVDAEVTETEKVTA; encoded by the coding sequence ATGTCCACCCTCGTCGAAACCAAGTCCTCCCGCGGCAACGTCACCGCCCTCATGGTTGCCCTGCTGGCAGCCTGCGTGGCCTTCCAGCTCAACGCCTCCATGCTCAGCCCCGCACTGGTCACCATGGGCAACGAACTCAACACGGACCAGGCCACCATCGGCCTGTCACAGACTTGGTTCTTCACGGCCGCCGCCCTGTTCTCCCTCTTCCTCCCCCGCCTGAGCGACATCGTAGGGCGCAAGAAGATCCTCGTCGGCATGATGATCCTCATGGCCGTCGGCTCCGTCATCGCAGCAATGGCGCCGGACGTCACGTGGCTCTTCGTGGGCCGCATCATCCAGGGCGTCAGCGGTCCTACCGTTCCGCTCTGCCTGATCATGCTCCGGTCAGCAGTCACCAACCCGCGCAAGTACGGCACCCTCATGGGCCTCATTACGGCAGTCAACGGCGGCGTGGCCGGCGTCGACTCCTTTGTGGGCGGCTACTTCGCTGAAAACTTCGGCTTCCGCAGCATCTTCTGGCTCATGGTGGCACTGGCCCTCGTAGCAACTGTCCTGATCGCCGTCCTGGCCGGCGAAAGCAAGCCCGCAGCCGGCACCACCATGGACTGGCTGGGCGTGTTCTTCATCGTCATCGCAGTGGGCGCCCTGCTGACTGCCTTGAACGAAGGCGCCAAACTTGCCACGGCTTTCGACGCCGGTACGTTGACCCTGGCGATCGCACTCACGGTGGTTGCCGCCGTCGCGTTCTTTGCGTTCTGGACCGTGGAAAAGCGCGCCAAGCAGCCCATGGTGGAAACTGTGCACCTCCGCCAGCGCTCCACTTGGGCGCCGCTGCTGACCACCACCCTGACCATGACCGGCATCTTCGCGGTCATCAACGGCATCGTCCCGGCCTATGTGCAGGCAGCGGATCCCGGCTTCGGCGTGGGCCCCACGGAAATGTCGCTCATCATCCTCACCCCGTACGCCCTTCTCGGTTGGCTGTTCGGCCCCATCAGCGGCCGCCTCGCACCGGTACTCGGCTACACGAAGGTGCTGCGCATCGGTCTGCTCGGCAGCCTCGTGGCCCTGGCGGTCATCGCGTTCTTCGGGCTGAACAACCTGCCCATGATGATTGTGGGCACGGCCTTGCTGGGCATCATGTACGCCGGTACCGTCAACATCATGCTGAACGGACTGGGCGTGGTTCTCTCACCGCAGGGCAACCCGGGCTTCCTCCCCGGTATGAACGCGGGCGCCTTCAACCTTGGCGCCGGGCTGAGCTTCCTGGTTCTTCCGGCAGTCCTCGTGGCCACGGCTTCGCTCAATGACGCCAAGGCTTCTTATCTGACGGTGGTTGTGGTTGGCCTGGCCATCACCCTCGCAGCCTTCGCAGCCTCGCTCCTGATCCCCAAACCGGTGGACGCAGAAGTGACCGAAACCGAAAAGGTGACCGCATGA